The following is a genomic window from Sphingobacterium spiritivorum.
CTTTTGCAAAAGCAAGCCAATCTTGTAATTCGACAAAGTTGAAATTTCCATCAGCACCACAAACGAAAGTTGAATCATTCATCACACGGAGCATTGATAAACCTAATCGCCAATCAAGCAAACTGTGATAATTCATATTCCTATATACTTTCAAGCAATCGTAACAAGCATCATCACATTTTGTCTGATGTATTTGTGAATGAATTTTTCCTAAATAACTATTCATATTACTTGGTTCCATTGCTTCCGAAAGAATGTTTTGAAAATCGTTGTATAAAAATCTCACAAAGCCCGAACCATTTGGCAATTCATCAGTCAAAATAATTTCTGCAATTCTTCTGTTTGTACCGTCTTCAAGCACTTTCATTGAAATGTCAGCAATTTCAATTTCGGTTGGGTCAACATCAAGTCTGTCAGCCAAAATCCGTTGAAGCAAAAAAGCGGCTGAATAATATCCTGAGCGAACACCGTTGCTTTGTGCTTTAACGTGTGGCAAATCTGTTTCACTAAAAAACATATTCAAGTCAAGTTCCAAAGGAATAATCGAAGGTGCTATTCTGAATATTTCTGTATTTTTATTGCTTGCTAACGCAATTTGCTCGTCTGTACTTGTTGCGTTTTGTTGAACAAACATGGAATAACCATTGCTGTCATTTGTCGGTACGGCTAAATCATTCAAGAGCCATTGATTATTAAACCAAAATCCGTTTTGATTGAAAGGAAATTTGTTGTTTGTGTTGTAAAGTTTTCCCGTGAAAAACTTATCGGAATTTGTATTTACTCTCCAAGTAACATCGTTATCTGAAATGGAAATTGAGGCATTATTTATTTTTTCCGTATTTGCTGAACCGATTTTTTCTGCAAAAATTGGTGGCCGTGAAAGCAAAAATTCTGAATCATCTTTGGTGTCGCTTCCTACTGAAAGATTTGTTCTGTATCCTCTTGGTGATTTCAGCATAAAAGGTCGTTGATATTTATTGGGGTTGTCTTCACCACAATTTGGACAAACATCAAATTGGTTTTGGTTTTCCAATTCTACTTTTCGCTCTTCCGAATATGTTTCAAAAAATCCGCAAGACCTACAACGAACAAACCAACGGTTTAATGAAAACGGAAGCAAGTTGTTGGTTTCAACATTTGTTACAATTTGATTTCCGTTTCTACGTGTATTGATAAAATCACTTGTAAAACCAATAACCTGATGAATTGCCTTGTCTTTTGTTTTCTGTGCACCCGGTGCAAATTCATAAATAGCCATTGCTTGCGCTCGGTCTATTGAAAGTGGCTCAAGTTTTCTGTTTATACCGTGATACAAGTTTTTAACTGTAGTTGGCATCCCGAACATTGGTAAAATCCCGCCTTCGGCAAACTTTTCAGAAATATCGTTTGTTGCAATTTCTTCGTTATTTCTTATACTTTGAGCTTTCCCAATCAATCCATTTGGGGTTGTTGTGTCTACAACCCAATTGATAAATTCTTCTCTTTTCTCTTTTAGTTGTTCTGTTAGCAAAGCATCAACCGTTGATCCAATCGCCACTTTGTTATTGTTTATCCAATCTATAATTTCTGTTTTGTATGTGTCCCAACTATCAGTAGAGCCAAACTCTCCGTGAACACTTGATTTTTCATCAGAACTAACATCAATATCTTTTTCAACGTATGCTCTCCTTAAAATTTCTTTCGCAAGCAAACGTTTAAAAATCCGCTCTTGTCCCATTGTCAAGAAAGGTGTTGGCGGTGCATCACCTGTGATTTTTTGAGGGTTTGCAAAATAAAATTCATCGTGGCTTCTACCTCTGCAAAAAGTCAAAATCACGGAATAGGCTTGCCCTCTACGACCTGCACGACCAACTCTTTGTTGATAATTGAAACGTTGAGGCGGCATATTTCCCAACATCACGGCTTGTAATGCTCCAATATCAACCCCAACTTCAAGTGTTGTCGTTACGCTCAACAAATCAATTGCTTTTACTTGTCTATTGCCTTCATCTGGCAAAATGATATTTCTAAAATGCCGTTGTCTTTCAAATTGGTCGTCTGTCTGTCCGGTAAGTTCTTCACAATGCAAACGGATTGGCGGACGTTGTTGTTTAATTGCATTGTAAGAAAGGTAATTTTCTTTCCAAATATCATCACAAATTTTGCTATGTGGCGTTTGTAACGCTGTCACAGAATGAGTGCAAATGCCTCCACTAAAATGCAAATGTGGCCTATTTCCTCTTGTACTTGTCCATACTTTATCGGTTGCTTGTGCAATTTTTATGAAAAGGTTTTCAATTTGAATTCCTGTGTCGCCTCTCAATACACTACTTGTTGAAAGTGTATTGAAGACAGCTGTTCCTATTTCATTTTCTTGTTTTGAAAACCTATTTGCAACGGCACGAATGTACTTTTTTACTTGTCCCGGAAAATCATTGTATTGTGTGAAATTGAAAGGACTTGCATCTTCAACTTTGTTATGTTTGTACTTGTCCCCTAAAATCCTAATGGTAGAATTTACAATTTGGAAAAACTCATCTTTTGCTAAAGCAACCGCTCTCGCTTGGTCTGCTACAACTTCTAATTCCGGATTTATACACACATAACCCAATGCAGAAGATTCAAACGAATAGAACAGTGAACCAAAGAACATCGATGCGAGTCCGTCAAAAGAACCTTCTTTCAAATCGTTTATGTATGATTGATCTGCTCCGTTTGCCCATTGAAAATCTGTAAAATCAATAAGGTCAAACCAAGGGACAAAATTATTATTCAGCACTCTTGTTTGTAAAGAAATGTCGTTTCCTCCTGGATTTATCCCCAACTCAACAAAACGCTTTACAAGCGGTGCGAGATTTATTGAATTAGTAATATCAACTAAACTTCTTACATTGAGAGTAAGTAAACGAACTTCGTTCAATTTCGCCTCTGCTTCTTGTTTTTCTCGCAACTTATTTGTGTTACTCCCATTATAACTTGAATTGTCAACCAAGTATTCTATCTCATCAAAAGTTGTTTGCGATTGCTGTTTCAGTTCTTCCTGTTTGGCAGTATCTCCATTATCAAAAGCACACAAAATTTGGAAGCGTAACATTAAACTTGAATGCAGTTCATTCACTAAAATTTCACGCATTAAATCAGTAAAGTGATTGCGTTCAATTCCGTTTGCAACTTGTGCCGCATCTTCACGACTATCAGAAAACACAACTAATTTTCTTTCCTCTTCGTTGCTTGGAAGTTGATACATCAACTCTTTTGCAAACATTTGAGTTGTTTTGGCGAAACCGGTTCTGAAACCACGAATAGTAGAAGTTTTGCTTTTGTTCCAATCTTGCCTTCTTTTTTGGTGATTTACACCACAACCCGGACAAACGCTTGGCAATGCTTTGTGTGTTTCTATCGTGGAAATATTTCCATTTGCGTCTGGGAAAGCAATATCACGATTTGAATTGTTTGTAATGATGAAATAATATCCTTTAATCCATTGTTCAGGTTTTTCGTCTGCTTTGTTGTGAGAATTGTCAATATCGCCCGAAATGCAGTTGAGCGATGCAGGAATCCATTTTGCTTCAAAATCACCTTGATTAAACCCATTTAAAGTAGGTTGTCGCCAATAATTTTGAGGAATTCCCGGCTCGGCATCGTGTTGAATAAATTCTTGATTTCCACAGGCCCAAAAAACGGCATATTCTTGGTAGCCTCTTTTCTCAACCAATTTTGCAGGTGTTTTTTCCGGAATGCCTTCAATATTGGGGCTGATTGGAAGTAATTCAAAAGAATTATTTCCTGATTCATTTCTTGTTACTAATCGACTTCCTCCAAACAACGTTGTTCCGCAATTATCGCAATAGAGTAGCTCCAAAATACGATTTCCGTTTTATGAATTTATTCGTGTATTAGAATAAAGTTTTCCAACTGTACGTTCTCCATCAGAATATATTTCATCAACGTCATCGGGTTTTACAGAAGCCCAAATGCCTTCAATGTTTCTAAAGAAATAGTGAAATCTGAAACGAGGCAACTTTCTGTCATCAAGAATTTTATCTACAATAATTTTGAATTCTGGTTCGTCTAACATTGCTCTTGCAATCAATAAACCACGCAAAGCGTTTTCTAAATCTTCTTTGTTAGTTGTGTTTTCAAAAATTGTTTCAGCAAAATATTTTCCGTTTAAATCATCGCCATTTGCTTGTATTGAGCAAACAGCTTTGTAATCCTGACAAGGCGAAAACAAACGTTCTTTCAATTGAAAGTTTGGATTAGTAATTACCGATAGTAATTTTGAAATTCCATCTCCGTCTTGTGATAAATTGAAAGTTGTTGCAAGTTGCGTTGCTGTTGCTTCGCAAGTTGAAATAAAATTTTCGTCAGCTATATTTCCTTTTACTTCTGAAAACTTTTTCGCAATTTCTTTGAAAGGATTTACTGGAAGTTTTCTTCCGTTTTCGGGAAACGCTGTAATTTTATTATTTTTTCCTTCAATGATTTTGAACGGTTTTTCTGTTCCAAAAAAGTCTTTCAGAAATTGTTTACTTTCTTTTCCTTCTTTTGTTTCTTCTTTTGCTTCCAACGAAGCACTGGAAGCAAGAATGCGTAATTGTGGGTGATTAGGATTTAAACCTAATCGATTAAGAACAAGTTTGAGCAAATACGCAACTTCTGTTCCTTGCGTTCCTCTGTATAAATGCAACTCGTCAATGATTAAGTGAAAAATGTTGTTTTCACTTTCTTCTAACCATTGTTTTGTTTCGTCAAAGATTCCTTTGTCAATATCACGCATTAACATTATGCTCAACATTGAATAGTTGGTAATCATAATGTCGGGCGGTGCGACTTGCATATCAAATCGGCTTCTCATTTCTGCACCATCTAAACGTTGGAAAAATGATTTCAAATCCTTGGCCTCGCTTCCTATTTTTCCCGTTTTTTGAATGTATTCTGCTACACGGTTTGAATCTGTTTCTATCTGTTGTAACTGTTCTTTAAGTTGATTTACTTTCCTTGTGTTTATTGCAAAAGCCCCGTCATCTTTTACTTTTTTCATTTCTCCGGCAACAGGCGAACTCCCGTTATATCTTCCAAAATAAATTGCGTTGCCATCAGTATTTTCACTTAACCAATTTCTTGTGTCGTCTGAATCCAATGCTTTTCGCAAACGACTCATTTGGTCTTCTACCAAAGCGTTCATTGGGTAGAGTATCAATGCTCTTACTCCAGCTTTTCTTGTTTCGTGGTTGCGTTGCCTTACCGCATTGCTTAAAGTGAAGTTCGAAGTGTTGACAATTTCCCTTGCAGAAAGTCCACCATTATCACACCACCAATTATTTATACTTGTGGATTTTGGGTTTGGGGCTTGCCAATTGGAAAGTTCTTTTGAAAGCTGGGCGAATAGTGGCAGTAAGAATGATTCCGTTTTTCCCGAACCTGTACCGGAAGTAATAATGCAATTATTTCCAAGCAAGGTTTGTTTCAACATTTCTGCTTGATGCAAATGTAAAGGGAAATCCCCAACAAGTCCCGTATTTACAAGCCCTTTAAATAGTTTGACTTCTGCATCACTCAACGCATTTCCTAAATCTTCAAGTGTTAAATCATTTATCTTTTTTCCACTTGAGACATAATCGGGCAAAGGCTCAATCCAAGGCTTACGATAAAGTACTCTGTCGTAGTTCAATAAGTCATAACGCTCCTTTTCAATGCCTTCAAACTTTGTTCTGAACGCAGTTTTTATATAACGAATAAAATTCTCTTTTATGGTTTCAAACGAACCTATTGGGTCTTTCATAATGTTTTATCTATTGGAGTCTGGCCTAATTTTAATCTGAACAAATTTTGAGTGAAAATCCCAATTACATTTTCATATACTCTGTATTTCTTCCCATCTATCACTTTGAAATCGGGGGCTAATCCACTTAACAACATAATAGCTTCCGACATTAATCTTGGCAAAGGCATTTCGATTGGGATAGCAACTTTTTTACTTGTGCTATCAAACAAAATCACATTTTTATTGCAATGTTTCAATGCAATAAACCGTCCCCAATTCATATCAATTTGATAGCTCTTATTGTCTTTCCAAAGTTTGAATTGATGAGTATATTCATTCAATTTGTATTTTATCAACGAAAATGATTTGTCGAAAATTGGTGTCTCGCTCTTTTCAAAAATTAAGGTTTCAGGATTGAAAATATACCTCGCCCAATCATAGTCATTTTCGTTGGTCTGCTGTAATGTCCTTTCGTAGTCTACAATATTTGCTGAAAAATCTTGAAGTGCAACTTGCGGGAAGTAATCATTTGAAAACTTCACCCTCAATTCATCTGCAAAAGCTTTCAAGCAATTCTCTCCATAATTATCTGTT
Proteins encoded in this region:
- a CDS encoding helicase-related protein, giving the protein MELLYCDNCGTTLFGGSRLVTRNESGNNSFELLPISPNIEGIPEKTPAKLVEKRGYQEYAVFWACGNQEFIQHDAEPGIPQNYWRQPTLNGFNQGDFEAKWIPASLNCISGDIDNSHNKADEKPEQWIKGYYFIITNNSNRDIAFPDANGNISTIETHKALPSVCPGCGVNHQKRRQDWNKSKTSTIRGFRTGFAKTTQMFAKELMYQLPSNEEERKLVVFSDSREDAAQVANGIERNHFTDLMREILVNELHSSLMLRFQILCAFDNGDTAKQEELKQQSQTTFDEIEYLVDNSSYNGSNTNKLREKQEAEAKLNEVRLLTLNVRSLVDITNSINLAPLVKRFVELGINPGGNDISLQTRVLNNNFVPWFDLIDFTDFQWANGADQSYINDLKEGSFDGLASMFFGSLFYSFESSALGYVCINPELEVVADQARAVALAKDEFFQIVNSTIRILGDKYKHNKVEDASPFNFTQYNDFPGQVKKYIRAVANRFSKQENEIGTAVFNTLSTSSVLRGDTGIQIENLFIKIAQATDKVWTSTRGNRPHLHFSGGICTHSVTALQTPHSKICDDIWKENYLSYNAIKQQRPPIRLHCEELTGQTDDQFERQRHFRNIILPDEGNRQVKAIDLLSVTTTLEVGVDIGALQAVMLGNMPPQRFNYQQRVGRAGRRGQAYSVILTFCRGRSHDEFYFANPQKITGDAPPTPFLTMGQERIFKRLLAKEILRRAYVEKDIDVSSDEKSSVHGEFGSTDSWDTYKTEIIDWINNNKVAIGSTVDALLTEQLKEKREEFINWVVDTTTPNGLIGKAQSIRNNEEIATNDISEKFAEGGILPMFGMPTTVKNLYHGINRKLEPLSIDRAQAMAIYEFAPGAQKTKDKAIHQVIGFTSDFINTRRNGNQIVTNVETNNLLPFSLNRWFVRCRSCGFFETYSEERKVELENQNQFDVCPNCGEDNPNKYQRPFMLKSPRGYRTNLSVGSDTKDDSEFLLSRPPIFAEKIGSANTEKINNASISISDNDVTWRVNTNSDKFFTGKLYNTNNKFPFNQNGFWFNNQWLLNDLAVPTNDSNGYSMFVQQNATSTDEQIALASNKNTEIFRIAPSIIPLELDLNMFFSETDLPHVKAQSNGVRSGYYSAAFLLQRILADRLDVDPTEIEIADISMKVLEDGTNRRIAEIILTDELPNGSGFVRFLYNDFQNILSEAMEPSNMNSYLGKIHSQIHQTKCDDACYDCLKVYRNMNYHSLLDWRLGLSMLRVMNDSTFVCGADGNFNFVELQDWLAFAKELRNGFAQSFGFSHTAEIKGLPTIKFGKNQKHIIMIVHPFWDLRNIREANWLAETKAEIDEYVAQSGGCISIIDTFNLHRRPGWCYERLVIR
- a CDS encoding DEAD/DEAH box helicase, coding for MKDPIGSFETIKENFIRYIKTAFRTKFEGIEKERYDLLNYDRVLYRKPWIEPLPDYVSSGKKINDLTLEDLGNALSDAEVKLFKGLVNTGLVGDFPLHLHQAEMLKQTLLGNNCIITSGTGSGKTESFLLPLFAQLSKELSNWQAPNPKSTSINNWWCDNGGLSAREIVNTSNFTLSNAVRQRNHETRKAGVRALILYPMNALVEDQMSRLRKALDSDDTRNWLSENTDGNAIYFGRYNGSSPVAGEMKKVKDDGAFAINTRKVNQLKEQLQQIETDSNRVAEYIQKTGKIGSEAKDLKSFFQRLDGAEMRSRFDMQVAPPDIMITNYSMLSIMLMRDIDKGIFDETKQWLEESENNIFHLIIDELHLYRGTQGTEVAYLLKLVLNRLGLNPNHPQLRILASSASLEAKEETKEGKESKQFLKDFFGTEKPFKIIEGKNNKITAFPENGRKLPVNPFKEIAKKFSEVKGNIADENFISTCEATATQLATTFNLSQDGDGISKLLSVITNPNFQLKERLFSPCQDYKAVCSIQANGDDLNGKYFAETIFENTTNKEDLENALRGLLIARAMLDEPEFKIIVDKILDDRKLPRFRFHYFFRNIEGIWASVKPDDVDEIYSDGERTVGKLYSNTRINS